The proteins below come from a single Pedobacter sp. MC2016-14 genomic window:
- a CDS encoding TlpA disulfide reductase family protein, which yields MNKLKNIFLSAFLLVFTATAGLAQDTTRLADYKKMMSQQDMSKMRILGEAFISTHPESSTNVAFDIKNRISYAHVYSVTVVLNVMEKNYDIIKKYIHELPYGSMASIYYKTIQIPHDRKDMKDQELYPYADLLMKRLESFRNHPPKDVLDIPLNEWKEQFNLSIAKNFLPTHIGILYNVGKKDEALQYAVLAQQYLQYKKASVNGVQAMVLNEKGKTADLKNLLIKSIYENQSTPEMLDMLKQAYVKEKKTEIGFPAYLESLKNSENQHKQAKEVIGKLLNKDVPEFSMQDGNGKLVKSKDLLGKIVVLDFWATWCVPCKASFPGMKLAMDKYKNDSSVIFYFVDTEERGNTYKEEVLAYLKKNNFPFQVLFDNPVPGEKATGEVFNSMCKAFTISGIPQKLVIDPKGKLRFISVGYHGSPTALADEISTMVDYIKSNQ from the coding sequence ATGAATAAATTAAAAAACATTTTTCTTTCAGCTTTCCTACTGGTGTTTACTGCAACAGCAGGTCTGGCGCAGGATACCACAAGGCTGGCAGATTATAAAAAGATGATGTCACAGCAGGACATGTCTAAAATGCGGATATTAGGTGAAGCATTTATCAGTACGCATCCTGAATCATCTACCAATGTAGCATTTGACATCAAAAACAGAATTAGTTATGCACATGTCTATTCTGTTACTGTAGTTTTAAATGTAATGGAAAAAAACTATGATATCATAAAAAAATACATCCATGAACTCCCCTACGGCTCAATGGCTTCTATCTACTATAAAACCATTCAAATTCCACATGACCGGAAGGACATGAAAGATCAGGAATTGTATCCATACGCGGATTTATTGATGAAACGATTGGAAAGCTTCCGTAATCACCCGCCTAAAGATGTCCTGGATATTCCTTTAAATGAATGGAAAGAGCAGTTCAATCTTTCGATCGCTAAAAACTTCTTACCAACACATATCGGCATACTTTATAACGTAGGTAAAAAAGACGAAGCCTTACAATATGCAGTATTGGCTCAGCAGTACCTTCAGTATAAAAAAGCAAGTGTAAATGGCGTGCAGGCAATGGTACTGAATGAAAAAGGAAAAACTGCAGATTTGAAAAATTTACTTATTAAAAGCATTTATGAAAATCAAAGCACGCCAGAAATGCTGGACATGTTGAAACAAGCCTATGTAAAAGAAAAGAAAACCGAGATTGGCTTTCCAGCTTACCTGGAATCGTTAAAAAACAGCGAGAACCAGCATAAACAAGCTAAGGAGGTGATTGGAAAACTACTGAATAAAGATGTTCCCGAATTTAGCATGCAAGACGGCAACGGGAAATTGGTAAAATCTAAAGATTTGCTAGGGAAGATTGTGGTGTTGGATTTTTGGGCAACCTGGTGTGTGCCTTGCAAAGCCTCTTTTCCGGGCATGAAACTGGCAATGGATAAGTATAAAAATGATTCAAGCGTAATTTTCTATTTTGTAGATACAGAAGAAAGAGGAAACACATACAAAGAGGAGGTACTGGCCTATCTTAAAAAAAACAACTTCCCTTTCCAGGTATTGTTTGATAATCCGGTACCAGGTGAAAAAGCCACTGGCGAAGTATTCAACAGTATGTGTAAGGCTTTTACCATTTCTGGCATTCCCCAAAAGCTAGTCATTGATCCTAAAGGGAAGCTTAGGTTTATTAGCGTTGGCTACCACGGCAGCCCTACTGCCCTGGCCGATGAAATTTCGACCATGGTAGACTATATAAAATCAAACCAATAA
- a CDS encoding S9 family peptidase yields the protein MKLISTILFCWCIATAALAQTKPYRSDSVQFKNAAGTINFGGTLTTPVKNNTHIAIVIVSGTGKQDRDGKMSGHLWFANLADYFGHKGISVLRLDDRGVGQTTGAYENSTTADFAADALEAVAYLKSRNDLGLKKIGLLGHSEGGAGISIAAAQSKDVAFLISLAGLATSGVDAQIIQNLEGVAALDMPEYNKKRFNEINEIMFRTAFKYADSANMDAKLKEAHAAWKKRDSIAVKALNLKSDRFGFPIYLYALNAVTPWYRYFIKYDPENYLPKVKIPILAINGSSDSWVKPGPNLANWKALPLKGGNKKVTVVEIPGLNHLLQHCVTCLPQEYATIKEDIAPEVLSTLDAWLKHNNLGK from the coding sequence ATGAAATTAATATCAACTATCTTATTTTGCTGGTGTATTGCTACAGCAGCTTTAGCACAAACTAAACCGTATCGCAGCGACAGTGTGCAGTTTAAAAACGCAGCAGGCACCATCAATTTTGGTGGCACCTTGACTACCCCTGTCAAAAACAATACGCACATTGCTATCGTCATCGTTTCCGGAACGGGTAAACAAGATCGCGACGGTAAAATGTCCGGACATTTATGGTTTGCGAACCTGGCCGATTACTTTGGTCACAAGGGTATTTCGGTACTCCGGTTGGATGACCGTGGTGTAGGACAAACTACGGGAGCGTATGAAAATTCTACCACGGCAGATTTTGCTGCTGATGCGCTTGAGGCTGTGGCCTACCTTAAATCTCGTAACGATCTTGGTTTAAAAAAAATCGGCCTGTTGGGACATAGCGAAGGTGGGGCCGGAATCTCTATTGCAGCGGCACAATCCAAAGATGTGGCTTTTTTAATTAGTTTGGCAGGTTTAGCTACCAGTGGTGTTGACGCACAGATCATCCAAAACCTGGAAGGTGTGGCCGCACTGGATATGCCAGAATACAATAAAAAACGCTTCAATGAAATCAATGAAATCATGTTTCGTACAGCATTTAAATATGCTGACTCCGCAAATATGGATGCTAAACTCAAAGAAGCACATGCCGCATGGAAAAAACGGGATAGCATTGCAGTAAAAGCATTAAACCTAAAATCTGACCGTTTTGGCTTTCCTATTTATTTGTATGCGCTAAATGCAGTTACCCCTTGGTACCGTTACTTCATAAAATATGATCCGGAAAATTACTTGCCGAAAGTAAAGATACCCATCCTGGCCATTAATGGAAGTAGTGATTCATGGGTTAAACCCGGGCCTAACCTGGCCAACTGGAAAGCGCTGCCCCTAAAGGGTGGCAACAAAAAGGTGACTGTTGTTGAAATACCTGGCCTAAACCATTTGTTGCAACATTGTGTAACTTGTTTGCCACAGGAGTATGCTACCATTAAAGAGGACATTGCACCAGAGGTACTCAGCACACTAGATGCTTGGCTTAAGCATAACAATTTAGGAAAATAA
- a CDS encoding RNA polymerase sigma factor — translation MFAYKTLTDPELTELLKLDDRAAHDEIYNRYWQLLYQNAANLIRNSDEAQDCVQDVFVSLWHRRKELNILSVKAYLIQAVRYRVLETIRNNKADQNFYSALAVKTGELITENPLIFKELSHLITDVIENLPEDCKTCFLMNREQGMTYKQIAAVLQISEKTVEKRMSKALKLIREGLTQYLPLFAIALQVLLSKK, via the coding sequence ATGTTCGCCTATAAAACGCTTACAGATCCTGAATTGACCGAATTATTAAAGCTGGATGACAGGGCTGCGCATGATGAAATTTATAATAGATATTGGCAATTGCTGTATCAAAATGCCGCAAATTTGATCAGAAACAGCGACGAGGCACAAGATTGTGTTCAGGATGTATTTGTGAGTTTATGGCACCGCAGAAAAGAGCTCAATATTTTATCTGTAAAAGCATATTTAATCCAGGCTGTACGCTATCGCGTACTGGAAACCATACGCAACAATAAAGCCGACCAAAACTTCTATTCGGCCCTGGCCGTAAAAACCGGAGAACTGATCACAGAAAATCCGTTGATATTTAAAGAACTCTCCCATTTAATTACGGATGTGATTGAAAATTTGCCGGAAGATTGCAAAACCTGCTTTTTAATGAACAGGGAACAGGGCATGACCTATAAACAAATAGCCGCAGTGCTTCAAATCTCAGAAAAAACGGTTGAAAAAAGAATGTCTAAGGCTTTAAAACTAATAAGAGAAGGCTTAACACAATATCTACCTCTATTTGCTATCGCATTACAGGTATTGCTATCTAAAAAATAG
- a CDS encoding FecR family protein: protein MKKQVFLQLVDRYLKGEASLSEKVLVEEYIKQLEGDNLFQLSAQESELLKDSMRDKIYMRLNDEITAQQKTTIVRRLPILRYAAAAVVFMAVASGLFFYTNKSISGQNTAKNIAHVISPGSNKAILTLADGSKIELNDSLSGSLAQQGNINIKKTADGQLIYQVGNNNGAIETGDNMISTPRGGQYQVILPDQSHVWLNASSSIKFPAAFAGNLRQVKITGEVYFEVTRNTTKPFRVETKNGTAIEVLGTHFNVNAYEDEPLITATLLSGSVNVKSGSRNEIIKPGEQARINANRETKIGVYDVNAENVAAWKDDLFVFENEDIQTAMRRIARWYNIEISYPQGIPEKTIGGTISRFKDVAELLNLIEQTGGVKFKIEGRRVLVMS from the coding sequence ATGAAGAAACAAGTATTTTTACAACTCGTAGACCGATACCTTAAAGGCGAGGCCAGCCTTTCAGAAAAGGTTTTAGTGGAAGAGTATATCAAACAGTTGGAGGGCGATAACCTTTTTCAATTAAGCGCTCAGGAAAGCGAATTGCTTAAAGACAGCATGCGTGACAAGATCTACATGCGGCTTAATGATGAAATCACCGCACAGCAAAAAACAACAATTGTACGCAGGTTACCAATTTTAAGGTATGCTGCCGCTGCTGTAGTATTTATGGCAGTTGCATCCGGACTTTTCTTTTACACCAACAAATCTATATCCGGGCAAAACACGGCCAAAAACATAGCACATGTAATTTCGCCAGGCAGCAATAAAGCCATATTAACCCTGGCAGACGGCTCTAAAATTGAGTTAAATGATTCACTCAGTGGCAGCCTTGCACAACAAGGAAACATCAACATTAAAAAAACTGCAGATGGACAACTCATATATCAGGTTGGCAATAATAATGGAGCCATTGAAACAGGCGACAACATGATAAGTACTCCGCGGGGAGGCCAGTACCAGGTTATTTTACCTGATCAGTCGCATGTTTGGCTAAATGCAAGTTCCTCTATAAAGTTCCCTGCCGCCTTTGCTGGAAATCTTAGGCAGGTTAAAATTACAGGAGAAGTTTATTTTGAGGTTACACGTAATACGACTAAACCTTTCAGGGTAGAAACTAAAAACGGTACGGCAATAGAGGTACTTGGAACGCATTTTAACGTAAATGCTTATGAAGATGAGCCTTTAATTACAGCTACCTTACTGAGTGGCAGTGTAAATGTAAAATCCGGCAGCAGAAATGAAATCATCAAGCCTGGAGAGCAGGCAAGGATCAATGCAAACCGCGAAACCAAAATTGGCGTATATGATGTAAATGCAGAAAATGTAGCCGCCTGGAAAGATGACCTTTTTGTATTTGAGAATGAAGACATACAAACCGCAATGCGCAGGATTGCAAGATGGTATAACATTGAAATTTCTTATCCTCAGGGCATTCCTGAAAAAACAATTGGTGGTACCATCAGCAGGTTTAAAGACGTTGCTGAACTGCTAAATTTAATAGAACAAACCGGAGGTGTGAAATTCAAAATTGAAGGAAGGAGGGTACTGGTGATGTCGTAA
- a CDS encoding SusC/RagA family TonB-linked outer membrane protein encodes MHFYTKWRPDYAGTLYKFIRVMKLSFILLITVFLQNSFAGFTQELTISKKNISLEQLFREIRLQTGYNVLYDGKTLEATRLVSVNVTKAPLETVLRKSLQGQMLQYKITNNTIIISPIPNPVTGKMAIIISGKVVDEKNLPLPGASVWEVGTKNSAMSTPNGAFSLAVIDSNAVIEVRYIGYVVKRVTVKSGNYKTIQLQPDQKNLDEVVINNGLFERKAGTFTGATSTFSGEQLKVVTNQNLIKGLAILDPSFQIIESNSFGSNPNRLPDVQLRGQTGIPDLNAEYANQPNQPIFILDGFRATLQRVFDLNINMIKSVTLLKDASAKAIYGADAGNGVVVIETITPEAGALRVSYRGSLNITAPDLSSYNLTNSEEKIQAETLAGKYTSAYPAQQADLLRQFARNQKAALDGVDTYWLSQPLQNGYGQQHSINLDGGDNSMRYSANLNYNNVSGVMIGSSRKTLSGSINLIYRLKNFAFTNILTVDNNKAINSKYGSFSDYARMNPYWRITDDAGALIQNYQGFSVTTNNPLYNASLNTKDNSSYRNVTENFYTEWSIQKNLRVMGRVGITSQTSESEYFLPANHTNYLGIQPSSPEYQNRGEYRQTNGKQNILSSDLSAAYNLQFGKNQIFANAIASINTNSNESTGFIMVGFPNDNIDDIAFGNQYKPGTKASGAENTIHNIALTSALNYSYDNRFLADLSYRSNASSQFGANNQWGSFSSAGLGWNLHNESWIKPIKFINQLRLRASVGNTGTPISNGYLSVATYQYVTSQNYNGDIAMQLMGLPNPDLQWQKVLDKNIGTDMLLFSNLSLRADFFIKDTKGLLTDQVTAPSLGFVSYKENIGEVRNKGYQIGANMNVIRENRKSLSVFVNVAHSTNKIRRVSNSILALNAANDNSAFREGETPEARRLRLQRPYARYVPNQSMSTIWAVKSLGIDPSNGREIFEKADGTQTYVYSTDDLVNSGDTNPDITGTFGTNMRFGNFTAGFAFTLRLGGQMYNSTLVERVENVDFAYNVDIRALEERWKTPGQASLYKDIADLSTTQLSSRFVQNLDELALSSISFGYDFNKLKISKNKQSRASANINLNDLARFSTVKTERGLDYPFARTISLSLQASF; translated from the coding sequence ATGCATTTTTATACTAAGTGGCGACCGGACTATGCCGGCACGCTCTACAAATTTATTAGAGTAATGAAACTATCGTTTATACTTTTAATAACGGTTTTTCTACAAAATAGTTTTGCAGGATTTACCCAGGAGCTGACCATCTCCAAAAAAAACATTTCTCTTGAACAATTGTTCCGCGAAATCCGTTTGCAGACAGGATATAATGTTTTGTACGACGGAAAAACGCTGGAAGCAACACGCCTGGTTTCTGTAAACGTAACCAAAGCACCTTTAGAAACTGTATTGAGGAAAAGTCTGCAAGGCCAAATGTTGCAATACAAGATTACGAACAATACCATTATCATCTCTCCTATACCAAACCCAGTAACAGGAAAAATGGCAATCATCATCTCTGGAAAAGTAGTGGATGAAAAAAACCTGCCGCTTCCAGGTGCATCTGTTTGGGAAGTAGGCACAAAAAATAGTGCGATGTCAACACCGAATGGCGCCTTTTCATTGGCTGTTATAGATTCCAACGCAGTGATCGAAGTGCGGTACATTGGATATGTAGTGAAAAGAGTAACGGTTAAATCGGGTAATTACAAGACCATCCAACTACAGCCTGATCAGAAAAACCTGGATGAAGTAGTCATCAACAACGGTTTATTTGAACGTAAAGCTGGGACATTTACCGGAGCTACTTCAACTTTCTCAGGTGAGCAACTTAAAGTTGTAACCAATCAAAATCTCATTAAAGGACTGGCTATTCTGGATCCTTCGTTTCAAATCATAGAAAGTAACAGTTTTGGATCAAACCCAAACCGCTTGCCAGACGTGCAATTACGTGGACAAACTGGTATTCCTGATTTAAATGCCGAATACGCCAATCAGCCCAATCAACCAATATTTATACTGGATGGTTTTAGAGCAACTCTACAACGTGTTTTTGACTTGAATATCAACATGATCAAAAGTGTAACATTGCTAAAAGATGCCTCTGCAAAAGCGATTTATGGCGCAGATGCTGGAAATGGTGTTGTAGTAATCGAAACCATAACGCCAGAAGCCGGTGCATTAAGAGTTTCTTACCGGGGAAGTTTAAACATCACTGCACCTGATCTAAGCAGTTACAATTTAACCAACTCTGAAGAAAAAATACAGGCAGAAACTCTTGCGGGAAAATACACTTCTGCTTACCCGGCGCAACAAGCAGATCTTTTAAGACAGTTTGCAAGAAATCAAAAAGCAGCATTAGATGGCGTAGATACCTATTGGCTTTCTCAGCCCTTACAAAATGGATATGGTCAGCAGCATTCTATCAATTTGGATGGTGGTGATAATTCCATGCGTTATTCTGCAAACTTGAATTATAACAATGTTTCTGGTGTAATGATTGGTTCTTCAAGAAAAACGCTTAGCGGAAGTATCAATCTGATTTACAGACTAAAAAACTTTGCGTTTACCAATATATTAACAGTAGACAATAACAAAGCAATAAACTCTAAATATGGATCATTTAGTGATTACGCAAGAATGAATCCTTATTGGCGCATCACAGATGACGCTGGTGCCTTAATTCAAAATTACCAGGGATTTTCTGTAACAACTAATAATCCACTGTATAATGCTTCTCTGAATACAAAAGACAATAGCAGTTATAGAAATGTAACCGAAAATTTTTATACGGAATGGTCTATACAGAAGAATCTGCGTGTAATGGGACGTGTGGGGATTACTTCACAAACAAGCGAATCAGAGTATTTTCTTCCAGCAAATCACACAAATTATTTAGGTATACAACCATCTTCACCCGAATATCAAAACAGGGGAGAGTATAGGCAAACAAATGGAAAGCAAAACATTCTGAGTTCTGACTTAAGTGCAGCCTATAATCTTCAATTTGGCAAAAACCAGATTTTTGCAAATGCTATCGCCTCAATCAATACCAATAGTAATGAAAGTACAGGATTTATTATGGTCGGTTTCCCAAATGACAATATTGATGATATTGCTTTTGGCAATCAATATAAACCAGGAACCAAAGCTTCAGGGGCTGAAAACACGATACATAATATTGCCTTAACATCGGCACTAAACTATTCTTATGACAACCGCTTCCTTGCAGACCTTTCGTACCGCAGTAACGCCAGTTCGCAATTTGGTGCAAATAACCAATGGGGCTCATTTTCTTCTGCAGGTCTTGGCTGGAACTTACATAATGAATCGTGGATTAAACCAATAAAATTCATCAACCAGTTGAGATTAAGAGCGAGCGTTGGAAATACAGGCACACCAATTTCCAATGGATACTTGTCTGTAGCAACCTACCAATATGTTACCAGCCAAAATTATAATGGTGATATCGCAATGCAATTGATGGGCCTTCCCAATCCAGATTTACAATGGCAAAAGGTATTGGATAAAAACATTGGAACAGATATGCTCCTGTTTAGTAATTTAAGTTTGCGTGCAGACTTTTTTATAAAGGATACTAAAGGCTTATTGACTGATCAGGTGACCGCACCTTCACTTGGGTTTGTAAGTTACAAAGAGAATATTGGCGAGGTAAGGAACAAAGGTTATCAAATCGGAGCTAATATGAATGTGATCAGAGAGAACAGAAAGTCTCTAAGTGTATTTGTCAACGTGGCACATTCAACAAATAAGATTCGTAGAGTTTCCAATTCTATTCTGGCACTAAACGCCGCAAATGACAACTCTGCATTTAGAGAAGGGGAAACACCTGAAGCAAGAAGGTTACGTTTACAAAGACCATACGCAAGATATGTTCCTAATCAATCTATGAGTACCATCTGGGCAGTAAAATCATTAGGTATTGATCCTTCAAATGGTCGTGAAATCTTTGAAAAAGCCGATGGTACACAGACCTACGTCTACTCAACTGATGACCTTGTTAACAGCGGAGATACCAATCCAGACATTACAGGAACATTTGGAACCAACATGCGTTTTGGAAACTTCACTGCTGGTTTCGCGTTCACACTAAGGCTTGGCGGACAGATGTACAATAGCACACTTGTAGAAAGAGTAGAAAATGTTGATTTCGCTTATAATGTTGACATACGAGCTCTAGAAGAACGGTGGAAAACACCAGGGCAGGCATCTCTATATAAAGACATTGCTGACTTGAGCACCACGCAGCTGAGTTCTCGTTTTGTGCAAAATCTTGATGAATTAGCATTGTCATCCATCAGCTTTGGTTATGATTTTAACAAACTTAAAATCAGCAAAAATAAACAAAGCAGGGCGTCTGCGAACATAAACTTAAATGACCTCGCACGCTTTTCTACCGTGAAAACTGAACGAGGATTAGACTATCCTTTTGCACGTACTATTTCATTGTCTTTACAGGCTTCATTTTAA
- a CDS encoding RagB/SusD family nutrient uptake outer membrane protein: MKRIYYITIALLALNLAACKKFLDVKPKTQIESEVAFKDEAGYQNALTGIYVKLTSQNLYGKELTFGLVDVFGRQYSQITGVYSQFDTYNYQLDSLKKRTTAVWKDMYNGIANANNLIENLNRTDLPTFTGPNYNVIKGEALGLRAFMHFDLLRLYAPAPASSGGMDALAIPYIATFDTQNTPRTSVRDIVGKVIADLNTAAALLKNSDPIVPGNTTTNNYLRNRNYKFNYYAVKALQARVYLYAGDKTNALICAEEVINSAAFPFATSTSITSGQDKVYNSELIFSLNINNLHTYTALYFGTDANRLAKLASQYLSDFDGVSSDYRYLYLSDAPGNVYRYSTKYTPAAGTTANFLYKMPLIRVSEMYYIAAECLIATNKTRAVGYLNAVRRARNQNADIAPTVTDSELQNQIFREYRREFIAEGQLFYYYKRLNASTIDYSAVVGSNAIYVFPLPDDELKYGN, from the coding sequence ATGAAGAGAATCTATTATATAACAATTGCTCTGCTGGCCTTGAATTTGGCTGCATGCAAAAAATTTCTTGACGTTAAACCAAAAACTCAGATAGAGTCTGAGGTTGCATTTAAAGATGAAGCAGGATATCAAAATGCCCTAACGGGTATTTACGTAAAGCTTACGTCCCAAAATCTTTACGGCAAAGAGCTAACCTTTGGTTTAGTGGATGTATTTGGCCGTCAATACAGTCAAATTACAGGTGTGTATTCTCAGTTCGACACTTACAATTATCAGCTGGATAGTCTTAAGAAAAGAACAACAGCCGTTTGGAAAGACATGTATAATGGCATCGCAAATGCCAACAACCTAATTGAGAATCTGAATCGAACAGACTTGCCGACATTTACCGGACCTAACTACAACGTAATCAAAGGCGAAGCATTAGGATTAAGGGCCTTTATGCATTTTGATTTGTTGAGGCTGTATGCACCTGCACCTGCCTCCTCAGGAGGGATGGATGCATTGGCTATACCGTATATTGCAACATTTGACACCCAAAATACACCAAGGACAAGCGTAAGGGATATCGTTGGAAAAGTAATTGCCGACCTAAATACCGCAGCTGCATTGCTTAAAAATTCAGATCCAATTGTACCAGGTAATACTACCACAAACAACTATCTGAGGAATAGAAATTACAAATTTAACTACTATGCTGTTAAAGCATTACAGGCAAGGGTATATTTATATGCGGGCGATAAAACAAACGCATTAATTTGTGCAGAAGAGGTGATTAATTCTGCAGCATTTCCTTTTGCGACATCAACATCTATTACCTCTGGTCAGGACAAAGTATATAATTCTGAACTGATCTTTTCATTGAACATAAATAATCTGCATACCTATACTGCACTTTATTTTGGTACAGATGCTAACAGGCTGGCAAAACTTGCTTCACAATACCTTTCCGATTTTGATGGGGTAAGCTCAGATTATCGTTATCTATATTTGTCTGATGCACCTGGCAACGTCTATAGATATAGCACAAAATACACTCCGGCAGCAGGAACAACTGCCAACTTTTTATATAAAATGCCGCTTATAAGAGTTTCAGAGATGTATTATATAGCAGCCGAGTGCTTGATAGCGACAAACAAAACCAGAGCAGTTGGGTATTTAAACGCGGTAAGAAGAGCTAGAAATCAAAACGCAGATATTGCTCCTACAGTCACAGATTCAGAGCTCCAAAACCAAATATTTAGAGAATATCGTCGTGAATTCATAGCTGAAGGTCAATTATTTTATTACTACAAACGGCTAAATGCCTCTACTATAGATTACTCCGCAGTTGTTGGAAGCAATGCTATATATGTATTTCCTCTGCCGGACGATGAATTGAAATATGGTAATTAA
- a CDS encoding DUF4843 domain-containing protein has translation MKKLNIYFVLIALITIGFCSCNKSIEAYVDSPQVYFFERATDLNKTRITNKSYSFLLVPPAIVKDTVKIKVKTMGFPKDYDRVVRGKIIQEGSTAIEGSNFDFINGIVKAGQVEGFLYVLVYRTADIKTKTVQLNLSIAETADFKPGVIEDNFFTVLWSDNLVKPGNWDGGLGLVNFFGAYSTAKYRFIIDILGVTDFVLQASARVPLAPGEYSFAMMTDLKNRMKEALVIYNNTHTTPLTDENGLLVSFPN, from the coding sequence ATGAAAAAATTAAATATATATTTTGTGCTAATTGCACTTATAACAATAGGTTTTTGCAGCTGTAATAAGAGCATAGAGGCTTATGTTGATAGCCCTCAGGTTTACTTTTTTGAACGGGCAACAGACCTCAATAAAACCAGGATAACCAACAAGTCTTATTCATTTTTGCTCGTTCCACCTGCTATTGTAAAAGATACAGTAAAAATTAAAGTGAAAACAATGGGATTTCCAAAAGACTACGATCGCGTAGTCCGGGGTAAAATTATTCAGGAAGGGAGTACCGCTATAGAAGGTTCTAATTTTGATTTTATTAACGGAATTGTAAAGGCCGGGCAAGTAGAGGGCTTTCTATATGTTTTAGTTTACCGGACTGCCGATATCAAAACTAAAACCGTTCAACTTAACCTTAGTATAGCTGAGACTGCAGACTTTAAACCAGGTGTAATAGAAGATAATTTTTTCACCGTGTTATGGAGCGACAACTTAGTAAAGCCAGGAAATTGGGATGGTGGATTAGGTTTAGTTAATTTTTTTGGAGCATATAGCACTGCAAAATATCGGTTTATCATCGACATCCTTGGTGTTACTGACTTTGTTCTACAGGCGAGTGCCAGAGTACCACTAGCGCCAGGAGAATATTCTTTTGCAATGATGACGGATCTTAAGAACCGTATGAAAGAAGCATTAGTGATTTATAACAATACACATACTACGCCATTAACTGACGAAAATGGCCTATTGGTTTCATTCCCTAATTAA